DNA sequence from the Bacteroidota bacterium genome:
TTCGTGATCCGTTCCATGTCGAATGCCTGACCGGTGTAGTAGTTGACTCCGCCGATCAGAACAACGGCAATTTCATCGCCGTCGGCATCCAACACATCCTCAATATCTTCGGTGCGGAGACTTGTCTCCCCCGCACGCGGCTGCAATTCAATCAGCGAAAGCTTCGGGTCGAATCCGTGAAATCGTATCTGCGATTCCACTGCATACCTGTCCGAGGGAAATGCGTGTGCCTCGATGACGATCTTGTGCCTCAATGTTGTCGGGCGGTAGAAGGACACGAGCATAAGATGAAGGTTCACGGTAAGCGTGTTCATCACAACGACTTCAACCGGTTTTGCGCCGACCAGCCGTGCCGTTTGTTCCGTCAACAATTCATGATACGGCATCCAGGGATTCTTCGCGTGAAAATGCCCCTCGACGCCCAACATCTCCCAATCCTTCAACTCCTGCTCGACAAAACTCCGTACCGATTTCGGCTGAAGTCCGAGCGAGTTGCCGCAGAGGTAGATAACGTCGTTGCCGTTCTTGTCTTTGGGGATAAAGAAGCGGGCGCGGAACTGCTTTAGCGGGTCTTCGGAATCAAGCTGCTCAGCATATTTTTTGTCTGCAGTGAAGTTCATCGTGGGTTCATAGAGTTTGTAGAGTTTGAAGAGATTGTAGAGTTCATGGAGTTCGTAGAGTATTGTGAAGTTTGCGGGGAGAGGGTTGATCAACTCTATAAACTCCAAAAACTCATATCAACTCTAAAAACTCAATCCCCATCGAACTCAAAATCTTCAAGTTCGGGAATATTGGTAAATGCAATTCGTGTCGGTGCCGCGTGTCCTGTTACTCCGCCGAAGTGAACGGCCATCTTGCCGTACTTGGCGTTGAGCTTGTCCATTGCTTGTGCAAGGCCCGTTCGCTTCTCTTCGTCGAATATTCCGAAGTTGTGCAGATCATCGGGCACAAGATTGTACAGCGTTACACCGACCGCCAACGGCTTGCCTGTTTTCGGAATGTCCTTCCATAACTTCTGAAGAGCTTCGAGCAATGTCAACGTATCCTGACATTCCACGAAGTTCACATGCGTTTCCCACTTCGGACGATTCATGAACTTCATGTACAACGCAAGACTCGAACACCAGTAGTTCATGCGACGGAGTCGGGACGCAGCTTTGTGAACGAGTTTCTGCGCAACGCCGAACGCCCCCTCTTTTGTCCGCTCTGCCGGAGGCAATACATGTGAGTGGCCAACTGTACGCCGATGCGTTTCGAGCCCCTCAACATCCTCGCCACGCAGGAGATGCCAGAAGCGTTCGCCAACGACCCCGCCCCAGATCTTCCTCATCGTCATCTCGGAACAATCGAGCAACTGCTTTACGGTAAAGATCTCATGCTCTTGCAGTCGCTTCTCCATCTGCGGGCCAATGCCGGGGAAGTCTCTCGTCTGTAATGTGAGCAAAAGATCGGGCAAGTCTTTTTGTTCGATCACCGTCAATCCATCGGGCTTCTGCATGTCACTGCCGACTTTTGCAAGAAAACGGTTCGTTGCCAGTCCGATTGAACAGCGAAGCGTTGAGCCAACTTTTTCACGAATTGTTGATTTGATGGAAAGAGCAAGAGCTTTTGCCTTCTCCGTGTTCTGTTGGCTCCCCGTCAGTTTGCAGACCATCTCATCAATCGAAACAACGGCATGCACCGGCACACACGATTCGACTGCCTCAACAATTTGATGATGGTAGCGAACATAATGATCGTGCCGCGCCTGAATGCAGAGCAAACCGGGACACATCCTTTTCGCCTCGTCAACACGTGTTCCCGTCTTCACACCAAAAGCCTTCGCCTCATAGCTCGCCGCGATGCAGAACGTTGTATCAGCCATCAGCGGAACAACAGCTATCGGCTTTCCCCGCAATTCGGGATGCAATTCCTGTTCCACCGATGCGAAGTAAGAGTTCAGATCGAGAAAAAGCCAGCTTACCAACGCAATCCCCTTGGTGTCCGTTGAGTCTGTGCAGTCTTTAGTCTGTTCAATGCTCTCGACTACTTAGTCTAAACAGACTTCATAGACTGTTCTTGCCTAACCATTCCATCGCCGTTCCACTCAACAATCTCGACGTTGTCTTTTCACTCAACTGCATCGACTGAATGAGAGAACCCGGACTCGCTTCGCCCAACGGAAACGGATAGTCAGAGCCGAGGGCTAATTTCTCTTCTCCTACCAAATCAAGAAGATATTGTAACATTACTTTGTCATGAACAAGGGTGTCGAGATAGAATTTGCCGAGATAGTTTCTCGGATTGATCTTGTTATGAACCGCCACCAAATCCGGCCGGACGTTGAAGCCGTGTTCAATCCGTCCGATTGTAGCTGGAAACGAACCGCCGCCGTGCGCGAACGCGACACGCAGTTTTGGCAATCGTTCAAACACTCCGCCAAAAATCATCGAACAGATCGCGAGCGAAACTTCCGCCGGCATGCCGACAAGCCACGGCAACCAGTACTGTGGCATCCGTTCCTTCCCCATCATGTCCCAAGGATGAACGAAGATTGCGGCGCCTAGTTCCTGGGCTGCCTGAAAGACGGGAAAGAGATGCTCGTCGTTCAAATTCCACTCATTCACGTGCGAGCCAATTTCAATGCCGGCAAGTTTCAAATCCTTCACGCATCGCTCAAGTTCTTTGATCGCGAGATCAGGCGCTTGCATGGGAACCGTGCCAAGCCCGACAAACCGTTTCGGATGAGCAGCGACGACCTCTGCAATATGGTCATTGAAAAACGTCGCAAGGTCGAGTGCATCATGCGGATTCGCCCAATAGCTGAACATGACCGGCACCGTTGACAACACTTGAACCGTGACGCTGTGCCGGTCGCAATCATGCAACCGGACATTCGCATCCCACAGATTCTCTTCAACATCACGGAAATGTTTGCCGTCGATCATCATCCGTCCGCAGCCGGGCGCATGGTGTTCCAGATTCACCCAGCCGCCGTAGCCGGACTTCGCCTTCATGTCGGGAAGCTTCGGCGGTAGGATGTGTGTGTGAATGTCGATTTTGTGCACGAGGATGGAGCAGCTTTAGTTGTTCGGGCGGAATTCCCTTCTCCGCCACTTCATTCAAAGTGAACGGAGCTTACTATAATCTAAGAACAATTACAGGAAGTGGCAATCTCCAACGAGGCGGCATCCTACTCCTTACGCCGGCTTCTTCGGCCTCTCCATTCTCGTTCCGCACTTTTTGCAGGTACTATTCTCCGCGTTATCGTAGAAGCGCTCGAAGATCGGCGGCAGTTGGGTGAC
Encoded proteins:
- a CDS encoding DNA polymerase → MALVSWLFLDLNSYFASVEQELHPELRGKPIAVVPLMADTTFCIAASYEAKAFGVKTGTRVDEAKRMCPGLLCIQARHDHYVRYHHQIVEAVESCVPVHAVVSIDEMVCKLTGSQQNTEKAKALALSIKSTIREKVGSTLRCSIGLATNRFLAKVGSDMQKPDGLTVIEQKDLPDLLLTLQTRDFPGIGPQMEKRLQEHEIFTVKQLLDCSEMTMRKIWGGVVGERFWHLLRGEDVEGLETHRRTVGHSHVLPPAERTKEGAFGVAQKLVHKAASRLRRMNYWCSSLALYMKFMNRPKWETHVNFVECQDTLTLLEALQKLWKDIPKTGKPLAVGVTLYNLVPDDLHNFGIFDEEKRTGLAQAMDKLNAKYGKMAVHFGGVTGHAAPTRIAFTNIPELEDFEFDGD
- a CDS encoding amidohydrolase is translated as MLVHKIDIHTHILPPKLPDMKAKSGYGGWVNLEHHAPGCGRMMIDGKHFRDVEENLWDANVRLHDCDRHSVTVQVLSTVPVMFSYWANPHDALDLATFFNDHIAEVVAAHPKRFVGLGTVPMQAPDLAIKELERCVKDLKLAGIEIGSHVNEWNLNDEHLFPVFQAAQELGAAIFVHPWDMMGKERMPQYWLPWLVGMPAEVSLAICSMIFGGVFERLPKLRVAFAHGGGSFPATIGRIEHGFNVRPDLVAVHNKINPRNYLGKFYLDTLVHDKVMLQYLLDLVGEEKLALGSDYPFPLGEASPGSLIQSMQLSEKTTSRLLSGTAMEWLGKNSL